A window of Massilia sp. NR 4-1 genomic DNA:
GGCAGCCGCAGCCGATACAGTCGCCGAGCTGGTCGCGCAATTTGCTCAGGGTGGCGATCTTTTCGTCGAGTTCGGCTTGCCAGCGGCGCGACAGCCGGGCCCAGTCGGCCGCGTTGGGAGCGCGCCCGGCCGGCAGCGCGGCCAGGGCTTGCTGGATGGACGCGAGGGAAATGCCGACTCGCTGCGCCACCTTGATCACGGCCACGCGGCGCAGCACGTCGCGCGTGTAGCGGCGCTGGTTGCCGGCATTGCGCTGGCTGCCGATCAGTCCTTTTTCCTCGTAGAAATGAATTGCCGAAACCGCCACGCCGCTGCGCCGCGCCACCTCGCCCACCGTCAGTTGCCGGCTGCATTCGGCCGGATCGCATGTGCTCATCAGAAAGTCCTTGACCTCAAGTTAAGTTGAGGTTTTACACTGCTTTGCAATTCAACGCAAGCACAGGAGAGCAGCATGAGGGCTATCGACAATGTGGCGCGCAATAAGGCCGTGGTGCGCAAGCTGTATGAGGAATGTTTTAACCAGGCAAATCTGGCCTTGCTGGACGAGCTGATCGCGCCGGATTTCGTCGGCAGCAAGGGCGAGCAGGGGCCGCGCGAATTCGCCGCCACCGTGGTCTCGGTGCAGACCGGTTTTCCCGGCGTGCAGTTTCGCATCGAGGATTTGTTCGGCGAAGGCGACCGCATCGCCGTGCGCTGGACCTTCACGGCGGCCCATGGCGGCCCGTTTGCCGGCGTCCCGCCCAGCAATGTGCAAGTGACGCAGCAGGGCAATGTGATTTACCAGCTGCGCGACGGCCAGATCATCCGCGCTTGGCTGCAGCTGGACCGGCTCGGCGTGCTGCAGCAGATCGGCGTGATGCCGCCCAGTTTCGCCGCGCCGCGGCCGGTGGCCGTGGCGGCGTGAAAAGGATGGCCGTATGGATCACAAGCAGTTTCTCGCCATGTGGCGCGACGCGGTGCCGTGCAGCTGTGGCGCGGCTCAGCCGATGAACGAATCGAATTGCAGGTCGAATTCCTGCAAGGCCTTCTGCGCGTTCTGCATTTTCTTGCGGAACTCGGGGCCGCGCTGCAGTGCCAGGCCCACCGCCAGCACGTCGATCACCACCAAATAGGCCAGGCGCGCCGAAATCGGCGTGTAGGGGTCGGTGTTGAAGATCAGGTCGATCGGAATCAGCACCGTCGCCATCTCGGCCAGCGGCGTGCCGGACGGCGCCAGCACGATGACGTCGGCGCCGCCACGGCGCGCCAGCTTGACCGAACGCACCAGGGCCGGGCTGTTGCCGCGCTGCGAGATCGCCACCACGGCGTCGCCGGTGCGCAGGAGCGCGGCGGCGATGCTGTGGATGGCCGGATCGGCGTAGGCCACGGTGGGCACGCCGGAGCGGAAGAATTTATGCTGGGCGTCGGCCGCCACGATGCCGGACGTGCCCTGGCCGTAGAACTCGATCTTGCTGGCGCGCGACAGGATGTCGAGCGCCTGCTGGATCGGCTCCGCCTGCAGATTGTTGCGCAGGTCGAGCAGGGTGTTGATCGAGCGGCTGCAGATCTTGTTGACCAGGTCGGCCGCCAGGTCGTCCTGGGTTGGCTGCTCGTTCAGGCCGGGCAGGGCCAGCGCCAGGCCTTGCGCCAGTTTCAGCTTGAATTCATGCCAGCCGTCGTAGCCCAGGGTGCGGCAGAAGCGCACCACGGTCGGCTCCGACACCTGGGCGTGCTTGGCCAGGCAGGTGATGTTTTCGTTCACCGTGCGCGAAGGGTTGTCGAGCACCGACAGGGCGACCTTGCGCTCGGACTTCGACAGCGAATCGAGCTGGGTGCGGATGGAATCGAGCAGCATCAGTCTTCCGGCAGCGCTTCTTCGCGCCACTGCAAACCGTCGCGGCCGATCAGGGCGCTGGCCGCGGCCGGACCCCAGGTGCCGGAGGCATAGGGCAGCGGGGCGCTATCGTCCTGTTCCCAGTTATTGAGGATCGG
This region includes:
- the soxR gene encoding redox-sensitive transcriptional activator SoxR gives rise to the protein MSTCDPAECSRQLTVGEVARRSGVAVSAIHFYEEKGLIGSQRNAGNQRRYTRDVLRRVAVIKVAQRVGISLASIQQALAALPAGRAPNAADWARLSRRWQAELDEKIATLSKLRDQLGDCIGCGCLSVENCRLRNPHDELGAQGAGARLL
- a CDS encoding ester cyclase — protein: MRAIDNVARNKAVVRKLYEECFNQANLALLDELIAPDFVGSKGEQGPREFAATVVSVQTGFPGVQFRIEDLFGEGDRIAVRWTFTAAHGGPFAGVPPSNVQVTQQGNVIYQLRDGQIIRAWLQLDRLGVLQQIGVMPPSFAAPRPVAVAA
- a CDS encoding SIS domain-containing protein, coding for MLLDSIRTQLDSLSKSERKVALSVLDNPSRTVNENITCLAKHAQVSEPTVVRFCRTLGYDGWHEFKLKLAQGLALALPGLNEQPTQDDLAADLVNKICSRSINTLLDLRNNLQAEPIQQALDILSRASKIEFYGQGTSGIVAADAQHKFFRSGVPTVAYADPAIHSIAAALLRTGDAVVAISQRGNSPALVRSVKLARRGGADVIVLAPSGTPLAEMATVLIPIDLIFNTDPYTPISARLAYLVVIDVLAVGLALQRGPEFRKKMQNAQKALQEFDLQFDSFIG